The Trinickia acidisoli genome includes a window with the following:
- a CDS encoding benzaldehyde dehydrogenase, which yields MTDSQRTALIDHDVWNGGLFGGADGRWYAADQTRDVIEPATGERLTNIGVARAADVARAAKAAAAAQPAWAALAPRERAAVLRRAAAALERNLEDAARYIARETGGILAKAQLEVAEAATQLHIAAALPLQPQGLLLPSTAGRTSYARRVAHGVVGVISPFNFPLILSMRSVAPALAMGNAVVLKPDPQTPVSGGFLIARAFEEAGLPPGVLQVVPGDADAGAAVVEAPEVRMIAFTGSTAAGRKVGELAGRLLKKVSLELGGKNTLIVLEDADLDVAASNAAFGAFFHQGQICMATGRIVAHRKIAAELTRRLIDKAQTLPVGDPASGTVAIGPLINERQLRGVDAIVRASIEAGAVLEAGGTFERLFYKPTVLSNVQPGMRAFDEEIFGPVAVITPFDSDDEAVELANRTEYGLACAVIGASVARASAIGERLKCGLLHINGQTIADECVNPFGGRGDSGNGGSMGGPADPDEYTQWQWVTVKSTAERTPF from the coding sequence ATGACAGACAGCCAGCGCACGGCGCTCATCGATCACGACGTCTGGAACGGCGGCCTGTTCGGCGGCGCGGACGGCCGTTGGTATGCGGCCGATCAAACGCGCGACGTCATCGAGCCTGCAACCGGTGAACGATTGACGAACATCGGCGTCGCCCGCGCGGCCGACGTCGCACGGGCCGCAAAGGCGGCAGCGGCCGCGCAACCGGCCTGGGCTGCGCTGGCGCCACGCGAGCGGGCCGCTGTTCTGCGCCGCGCGGCGGCTGCGCTCGAACGCAATCTGGAAGACGCGGCGCGCTACATCGCTCGCGAAACGGGCGGCATCCTTGCCAAAGCGCAGCTCGAAGTCGCCGAGGCGGCGACGCAGCTTCACATCGCCGCGGCCCTGCCGCTGCAGCCGCAAGGTCTACTGCTACCGAGCACCGCAGGTCGAACGAGCTATGCGCGGCGCGTCGCGCATGGCGTCGTCGGCGTGATCTCGCCGTTCAACTTTCCGCTGATCTTGTCGATGCGCTCGGTAGCGCCCGCGCTCGCGATGGGCAATGCCGTCGTGCTCAAGCCTGATCCGCAAACGCCGGTCAGCGGCGGTTTTCTGATCGCCCGCGCCTTCGAGGAGGCAGGGTTGCCGCCTGGCGTGCTGCAAGTCGTACCCGGCGATGCGGACGCGGGTGCGGCCGTCGTCGAAGCGCCCGAGGTAAGGATGATCGCCTTCACGGGTTCGACCGCCGCGGGCCGAAAAGTCGGCGAGCTCGCCGGCCGTCTACTCAAGAAGGTCTCGCTCGAACTCGGCGGCAAGAACACGCTCATCGTGCTCGAAGATGCCGACCTCGACGTCGCCGCGAGCAACGCGGCGTTCGGCGCGTTCTTCCATCAAGGGCAAATCTGCATGGCGACCGGGCGCATCGTCGCGCATCGAAAGATTGCCGCGGAGCTCACGCGGCGCCTCATCGACAAAGCCCAAACGCTGCCTGTCGGCGATCCCGCCAGCGGCACCGTTGCGATCGGGCCGCTCATCAACGAGCGGCAACTGCGCGGCGTCGACGCGATCGTGCGCGCTTCGATCGAGGCCGGCGCCGTGCTCGAAGCCGGCGGCACGTTCGAACGCCTCTTCTACAAGCCGACGGTCCTCTCGAACGTACAACCCGGCATGCGTGCCTTCGATGAAGAGATCTTCGGGCCCGTCGCCGTCATCACGCCGTTCGACAGCGATGACGAGGCCGTCGAACTCGCCAACCGGACGGAATACGGCCTGGCCTGCGCGGTGATCGGCGCGTCGGTGGCACGCGCGAGCGCCATCGGCGAGCGGCTCAAATGCGGCCTGCTGCACATCAACGGTCAGACGATCGCCGACGAGTGCGTGAACCCGTTCGGCGGGCGCGGCGACTCGGGCAACGGCGGCAGCATGGGCGGCCCGGCCGACCCCGACGAGTACACGCAATGGCAATGGGTGACCGTGAAGAGCACCGCGGAGCGCACGCCGTTTTGA
- a CDS encoding aromatic ring-hydroxylating dioxygenase subunit alpha, producing MFLKNAWYVACTPDEIASKPLGRRICNERMVFFRGADGGVTALEDFCPHRGAPLSLGFMREGKLVCGYHGLTVGADGKCTSMPCQRVGGFPATRRFPVVERHGFVWVWPGDAALADPAKIHPLEWADNPEWAYGGGLYHIACDYRLMIDNLMDLTHETYVHASSIGQAEIEESAPQTKVEGDTVVTSRFMENIVPPPFWAAALRGNGLDDTGPCDRWQICRFTPPSHVLIEVGVAHAGHGGYHADARHKASSIVVDFITPETETSIWYFWGMARNFRPGDGELTRAIREGQGKIFSEDLEMLEAQQRNLLAYPERNLLKLNIDAGGVQSRRVLDRLAAQEQLAVSIVE from the coding sequence ATGTTCTTGAAGAATGCTTGGTATGTCGCCTGTACGCCGGATGAGATCGCGAGCAAGCCGCTCGGGCGGCGGATCTGCAACGAGCGCATGGTTTTCTTTCGCGGAGCCGATGGCGGGGTGACGGCACTCGAGGACTTTTGCCCGCATCGAGGGGCGCCGCTATCGCTCGGTTTCATGCGCGAGGGCAAGCTGGTTTGCGGGTATCACGGCCTGACGGTCGGCGCTGACGGCAAGTGCACGTCCATGCCTTGCCAGCGCGTGGGCGGTTTTCCGGCGACGCGCCGGTTCCCCGTCGTCGAACGACACGGCTTCGTCTGGGTTTGGCCCGGCGACGCGGCGCTCGCCGACCCCGCGAAGATTCATCCGCTGGAGTGGGCCGACAACCCGGAATGGGCCTATGGCGGCGGGCTCTATCACATTGCTTGCGACTATCGGCTGATGATCGACAATCTGATGGACCTCACGCACGAAACCTATGTCCACGCGTCGAGCATCGGGCAAGCCGAGATCGAAGAGTCGGCGCCGCAGACGAAAGTAGAAGGTGATACCGTCGTGACGAGCCGCTTCATGGAAAACATCGTGCCCCCGCCATTCTGGGCGGCGGCGCTGCGCGGGAACGGGCTCGACGACACCGGTCCATGCGATCGGTGGCAAATCTGCCGTTTTACGCCGCCAAGTCACGTGCTGATCGAAGTGGGGGTGGCGCACGCGGGCCACGGTGGTTATCACGCCGACGCGCGACACAAGGCGTCGAGCATCGTCGTGGACTTCATTACGCCCGAGACCGAGACATCGATTTGGTACTTCTGGGGCATGGCGCGCAATTTCCGTCCCGGCGATGGCGAACTCACGCGCGCGATCCGTGAAGGCCAGGGGAAAATTTTCTCGGAGGATCTCGAGATGCTCGAAGCGCAGCAGCGCAATTTGCTCGCCTATCCCGAGCGCAACCTGCTCAAGCTCAATATCGATGCCGGCGGCGTGCAGTCTCGCCGTGTACTCGATCGGCTGGCCGCGCAAGAGCAGTTGGCCGTGAGCATCGTTGAGTGA
- a CDS encoding PDR/VanB family oxidoreductase translates to MQVRIARKFAVATDICAFELVHPDGAPLPAFSAGAHVEVRLRDGLVRHYSLCNSPLESHRYLIAVLRDAHSRGGSMAMHALEMGSSIEIGAPNNHFPLNLRARHSLLLAGGIGVTPLMAMAEALDHAGASFDLHYCTRSTERTAFRDRLAEPRFAGRVHLYFDDARDGTKISFDALLAQPRVDTHLYVCGPSGFIEAVTGAAKAAGWIDANVHREYFAAGVAEGDSSAFQVTLSSTGRVIDVAPDVTVVAALAQAGVELPTSCEQGVCGTCLTRVLSGQPDHRDVYLTDEEKDANDQFLPCCSRSKSPMLVLDL, encoded by the coding sequence ATGCAAGTCAGAATCGCTCGCAAGTTCGCCGTGGCCACCGACATCTGCGCGTTCGAACTCGTGCATCCCGACGGTGCGCCGTTGCCCGCGTTTTCGGCCGGTGCTCACGTCGAGGTTCGTCTTCGCGATGGGCTCGTTCGCCACTACTCGCTGTGCAATAGCCCGCTCGAATCGCATCGCTACCTGATCGCTGTGCTGCGCGATGCGCACTCGCGCGGCGGATCGATGGCCATGCACGCGCTAGAGATGGGCAGCTCGATCGAGATCGGAGCGCCGAACAATCACTTCCCGCTAAACCTGCGCGCGCGCCATTCGCTGCTGCTGGCGGGCGGGATCGGCGTCACGCCGCTCATGGCGATGGCCGAGGCGCTCGATCACGCGGGGGCATCGTTCGACCTGCACTATTGCACGCGCAGCACCGAACGCACCGCGTTTCGCGATCGCTTAGCCGAGCCGCGTTTCGCCGGGCGTGTTCATCTATACTTCGACGACGCGCGCGACGGCACGAAAATATCGTTCGATGCGCTGCTCGCGCAGCCACGTGTCGATACCCATCTTTATGTGTGCGGACCATCGGGTTTCATCGAGGCGGTGACCGGCGCCGCGAAAGCGGCCGGTTGGATCGACGCGAACGTGCATCGGGAATATTTCGCGGCCGGCGTCGCTGAAGGCGACAGCAGCGCATTTCAGGTCACGCTTTCGAGCACGGGCCGCGTCATCGATGTCGCGCCCGACGTGACCGTCGTTGCCGCGCTCGCGCAAGCGGGCGTCGAGCTACCGACTTCGTGCGAGCAAGGGGTATGCGGCACGTGCTTGACGCGCGTGCTGTCGGGGCAGCCCGATCATCGCGACGTCTATTTGACGGACGAAGAGAAGGACGCGAACGATCAGTTTCTGCCGTGCTGCTCGCGCTCGAAATCGCCGATGCTGGTGCTCGATCTCTAG
- a CDS encoding GntR family transcriptional regulator: MESFDGAPSDAGGVSQTVKAQLGLRELILAGELAPGARITELWAVDRLGMSRTPVRAALMRLQDEGLLDAVSSGGYAVRAFSAAEICDAIELRGTLEGMAARLAAERGVEPSLMASLHECVDAIDALLATPKMGEAKFSRYVELNERFHRLLASACNSRVVESQLARVMALPFASPSGFVKVQAAAPDAYQVLVVAQAQHRAVLDAIARREGARAEALMREHARIAHRNLENALKSQTALSRLFGAKLIR; this comes from the coding sequence ATGGAGTCATTCGACGGGGCGCCGAGCGATGCGGGCGGCGTGTCGCAAACGGTCAAAGCGCAACTCGGCTTGCGCGAGTTGATTCTCGCCGGCGAACTCGCGCCCGGCGCGCGCATTACCGAGCTGTGGGCCGTGGATCGTCTGGGCATGTCGCGCACGCCCGTGCGCGCAGCGCTGATGCGGCTTCAGGACGAAGGGCTGCTCGATGCCGTGTCCTCGGGCGGCTATGCGGTGCGTGCATTCAGCGCGGCGGAGATCTGTGACGCCATCGAGTTGCGCGGCACGCTTGAAGGAATGGCGGCGCGGCTGGCGGCCGAGCGAGGCGTCGAGCCGTCGCTGATGGCCTCGCTGCACGAGTGCGTCGACGCGATCGACGCGCTGCTGGCTACGCCGAAGATGGGGGAGGCGAAGTTCTCTCGCTACGTGGAACTCAACGAGCGGTTTCATCGCTTGCTCGCATCGGCATGCAACAGCCGCGTCGTGGAGAGCCAGCTTGCAAGGGTCATGGCGCTGCCGTTCGCGTCACCGAGCGGCTTCGTCAAGGTGCAGGCGGCCGCGCCCGATGCCTATCAGGTGCTCGTCGTGGCGCAGGCGCAGCACCGTGCGGTGCTCGACGCGATCGCGCGCCGCGAGGGCGCGCGGGCCGAGGCGCTCATGCGCGAGCACGCGCGCATTGCCCATCGCAATCTTGAAAATGCGCTGAAAAGTCAGACGGCACTGTCGCGCTTGTTCGGCGCGAAGCTGATTCGCTAG
- a CDS encoding GNAT family N-acetyltransferase, translating to MSSSLTVRRIAADQGAMLRDLRTASLREAPYAFDETLEEALSEQAETFDAVAARHAASEISTSFILYTEGHPAGLIGAYFDDTPERKAFVCALWVAPAVRHLHGGELLVNTASAWLAEHGAQEIHAWLADANRSAMRFYEALGFGPSGEHQPIARAPQEWQTLLVRHVKLGRVAPQ from the coding sequence ATGAGTTCATCGCTGACTGTTCGCCGTATCGCAGCCGATCAGGGCGCAATGCTTCGCGACTTGCGTACCGCATCCTTGCGAGAAGCGCCTTATGCGTTCGACGAGACGCTCGAAGAAGCGTTGTCGGAACAGGCGGAAACGTTTGACGCAGTCGCGGCGCGCCATGCCGCCTCCGAGATATCCACGAGCTTCATTCTCTATACGGAAGGGCATCCCGCCGGGCTCATCGGCGCTTATTTCGACGATACGCCCGAGCGCAAGGCTTTCGTCTGCGCGCTGTGGGTCGCGCCGGCCGTGCGGCATTTGCACGGCGGCGAGTTGCTCGTGAACACGGCGAGTGCATGGCTTGCCGAGCACGGCGCCCAAGAAATTCACGCGTGGTTGGCTGACGCCAATCGCAGCGCGATGCGTTTTTACGAAGCGCTAGGTTTTGGCCCCAGTGGCGAGCACCAACCGATCGCGCGCGCGCCGCAGGAGTGGCAGACGCTGCTCGTGCGCCACGTCAAGCTCGGGCGGGTGGCGCCGCAATAG
- the minC gene encoding septum site-determining protein MinC gives MPLNKTPFFELRSGSVDALQFVVKTTDLDALQNELTRRFEATPEFFSGEVVTIDVRRLGESERVPIADITRLLAGVRMRPIGVVAEPAQREWAAEGGLPLVEARDRRGAGGKAEAPQPPASAPSEQPAQSGQAMQSAGAAVAVEANARAAAPAQTLIVDKPLRSGQQIYAKGDLVVLALVSYGAEVIAEGNIHIYAPLRGRALAGVHGNHDARIFCTCLEPELISIAGIYRTTENPLPADVIGKSVQIRLADEKLLIEPLRLT, from the coding sequence ATGCCGCTGAACAAAACGCCTTTCTTCGAACTTCGCAGCGGCTCGGTCGACGCGCTCCAGTTCGTCGTGAAGACCACGGACCTCGATGCGCTCCAGAACGAGCTCACGCGTCGCTTCGAGGCGACGCCCGAGTTCTTTTCGGGCGAGGTGGTGACGATCGACGTGCGCCGTCTCGGCGAAAGCGAACGCGTGCCGATCGCCGACATCACGCGGCTGCTTGCCGGCGTGCGCATGCGTCCGATCGGTGTCGTCGCGGAGCCCGCGCAGCGCGAGTGGGCCGCGGAGGGCGGTTTGCCGCTCGTCGAAGCGCGCGACCGGCGCGGTGCGGGCGGTAAGGCCGAAGCGCCGCAGCCACCCGCGTCCGCGCCCAGCGAGCAACCCGCGCAATCGGGGCAAGCGATGCAATCGGCAGGCGCGGCCGTGGCGGTTGAAGCGAACGCGCGTGCGGCGGCACCTGCGCAGACGCTCATCGTCGACAAGCCGCTGCGTTCGGGGCAACAGATCTATGCGAAAGGCGATCTCGTCGTGCTCGCGCTCGTGAGCTACGGCGCGGAAGTCATTGCCGAGGGCAATATCCATATTTATGCGCCGCTGCGTGGGCGCGCGTTGGCCGGTGTGCACGGCAATCACGATGCGCGGATTTTCTGCACGTGCCTCGAACCGGAACTGATCTCGATCGCGGGGATCTACCGCACGACGGAGAATCCGTTGCCGGCCGACGTGATCGGCAAGTCGGTGCAGATCCGGCTGGCCGACGAAAAACTGCTGATCGAACCGCTGCGGCTCACCTAG
- the minD gene encoding septum site-determining protein MinD, with the protein MAKIVVVTSGKGGVGKTTTSASFASGLALRGHKTAVIDFDVGLRNLDLILGCERRVVYDFINVIQGEANLNQALIKDKKCENLFILPASQTRDKDALTLEGVEKVMNDLAGMGFDYIVCDSPAGIESGALLAMHFADEALVVTNPEVSSVRDSDRILGILSSKTKRAIEGKESVKEHLLITRYNPKRVSEGEMLSLSDIQEILRIDLIGVVPESEAVLHASNQGLPAVHMDGTDVAEAYKDIVARFLGEEKELRFTDYQKPGLLQRLFGTR; encoded by the coding sequence ATGGCGAAAATCGTTGTGGTGACTTCGGGTAAGGGCGGCGTGGGCAAAACCACCACGAGCGCGAGCTTCGCGTCGGGCCTCGCATTGCGCGGGCACAAGACGGCCGTGATCGACTTCGACGTCGGCTTGCGCAATCTCGATCTGATCTTGGGTTGCGAGCGGCGCGTCGTCTACGATTTCATCAACGTGATCCAGGGCGAAGCGAACCTGAACCAGGCGCTCATCAAGGACAAGAAGTGCGAGAACCTGTTCATCCTGCCGGCCTCGCAAACGCGCGATAAAGATGCGCTGACGCTCGAAGGCGTCGAGAAGGTGATGAACGATCTGGCCGGCATGGGCTTCGATTACATCGTCTGCGATTCGCCCGCCGGGATCGAGTCGGGCGCGCTGCTCGCGATGCACTTCGCGGATGAAGCGCTCGTCGTGACGAATCCCGAAGTGTCGTCGGTGCGCGATTCCGATCGCATCCTCGGCATTCTTTCGTCGAAGACGAAGCGCGCGATCGAGGGCAAGGAGTCCGTCAAGGAGCACCTGCTCATTACGCGCTACAACCCGAAGCGCGTCAGCGAAGGCGAAATGCTTTCGCTGTCCGACATCCAAGAGATTCTGCGCATCGATCTGATCGGCGTCGTACCCGAATCGGAAGCCGTGCTGCACGCATCGAATCAAGGCTTGCCCGCCGTGCACATGGACGGCACCGACGTGGCCGAAGCGTACAAGGACATCGTGGCGCGCTTTCTCGGCGAAGAAAAGGAACTGCGCTTTACCGACTACCAAAAGCCGGGCCTGTTGCAACGCCTCTTCGGCACTCGCTAA
- the minE gene encoding cell division topological specificity factor MinE has translation MSILSFLLGEKKKSAAVAKERLQLIIAHERAGGHPPADYLPALQRELVAVISKYVKISDDDIRVSLERQDDLEVLEVKIEIPQA, from the coding sequence ATGTCGATTCTGTCGTTCTTGCTCGGCGAGAAGAAGAAGTCTGCGGCGGTTGCGAAGGAACGCCTGCAGCTCATCATCGCGCACGAGCGTGCCGGCGGCCATCCGCCGGCCGATTATCTACCCGCGCTGCAACGCGAGCTCGTTGCCGTCATTTCGAAGTACGTGAAGATTTCGGACGACGACATCCGCGTCAGTCTCGAGCGGCAAGACGATCTCGAGGTGCTCGAGGTCAAGATCGAAATCCCACAAGCCTGA
- a CDS encoding YXWGXW repeat-containing protein yields MKMSTRLLIAQLALAAAGTFAVAASASAQEVIVAPNAPPPVRYEAVPAPRTGYVWDRGHWRWQGGQYAWVPGHWERVHVGYHWVTGHWARRGPNWVWVQGRWAR; encoded by the coding sequence ATGAAAATGTCCACTCGCTTACTCATCGCACAACTTGCGCTGGCTGCCGCCGGTACGTTCGCCGTCGCCGCTTCGGCATCGGCTCAGGAAGTCATCGTCGCGCCCAACGCGCCGCCGCCCGTGCGTTACGAGGCCGTTCCCGCACCGCGCACCGGCTACGTGTGGGATCGCGGCCATTGGCGCTGGCAAGGCGGCCAGTACGCCTGGGTGCCGGGCCATTGGGAGCGCGTGCACGTCGGCTATCACTGGGTGACCGGCCATTGGGCGCGGCGCGGCCCGAATTGGGTGTGGGTACAGGGCCGCTGGGCCCGCTAA
- a CDS encoding chloride channel protein: protein MVLPFRSSGVAQRARRLWRRYGVFWLGAIVVGLVAVFYAKLIDWGYDEFRTMQHRHAWLPLIATPAIAAACVWLTRRFFRGAEGSGIPQVIATLHEGTATLGPRTLTLRLLAGKILVSLLAILGGFTIGREGPTVQVGAALMYNLRRFYPRSTALIERQLVLAGAAAGLSAAFNTPLAGIVFAIEELTRSFEARASGVLITAIIVAGVIALGLNGNYTYFGTIQIGSHFPNLLAAAVVLTGLVTGVAGGIFGWLLLHTSRWLPAPLVQMHRERPVVFGALCGFAIAVIGVLSGGTTFGSGYAEARGLLDGHEQLSMLYPFLKMASMVGSYLPGIPGGIFAPSLSIGAGFGNLLHTVFSSMQLPMLIALAMVGYLAAVTQSPITSFVIVMEMINGHALVISLMATALISSRVARMFAPPLYEALSERYMTPRATQAAAAAEPESPESPKTLEPLFEDEKNGESEDAAQTDAPRP from the coding sequence ATGGTCCTGCCTTTCCGTTCGTCCGGTGTTGCCCAACGCGCGCGTCGATTGTGGCGTCGATACGGCGTGTTTTGGCTAGGTGCGATCGTGGTCGGCCTCGTGGCTGTCTTCTACGCGAAGCTCATCGATTGGGGCTACGACGAATTCCGCACCATGCAGCATCGTCATGCTTGGCTGCCGTTGATCGCGACGCCCGCGATCGCCGCCGCCTGCGTCTGGCTCACCCGGCGGTTCTTCCGCGGCGCGGAGGGCAGCGGGATTCCGCAGGTGATCGCAACCCTGCACGAAGGCACGGCAACGCTCGGCCCGCGCACGCTGACGCTGCGGTTGCTGGCCGGCAAGATCCTCGTCTCGCTGCTTGCGATCCTCGGCGGCTTCACGATCGGCCGCGAAGGGCCGACCGTCCAGGTCGGCGCAGCATTGATGTACAACCTGCGACGCTTCTATCCGCGCTCGACCGCGCTGATCGAACGGCAATTGGTGCTGGCCGGCGCGGCCGCCGGGTTATCGGCCGCATTCAACACGCCGCTCGCGGGAATCGTTTTCGCCATCGAAGAACTCACGCGCAGCTTCGAAGCGCGCGCGAGCGGGGTGCTGATCACGGCCATCATCGTCGCCGGCGTGATCGCACTCGGCCTGAACGGCAACTACACCTACTTCGGCACGATCCAGATCGGCTCGCACTTCCCGAATCTGCTCGCCGCCGCGGTCGTGCTCACGGGGCTCGTCACGGGCGTGGCCGGCGGCATCTTCGGCTGGCTGTTGCTCCATACGTCGCGCTGGCTGCCGGCGCCGCTCGTGCAGATGCATCGCGAACGGCCCGTCGTGTTCGGAGCGCTGTGCGGATTCGCGATCGCCGTCATCGGCGTATTGTCGGGGGGTACCACGTTCGGCAGCGGTTATGCGGAGGCGCGCGGCCTACTCGACGGGCACGAGCAGTTGTCGATGCTCTATCCGTTCTTGAAGATGGCGTCGATGGTCGGCTCGTATCTGCCGGGCATTCCAGGCGGGATTTTCGCGCCGTCACTGTCGATCGGCGCCGGCTTCGGCAATCTGCTGCATACCGTCTTCAGCAGCATGCAACTGCCGATGCTCATCGCGCTCGCGATGGTCGGCTACCTTGCGGCCGTCACGCAATCGCCGATCACCTCGTTCGTGATCGTGATGGAGATGATCAACGGGCACGCGCTCGTCATCTCGCTGATGGCGACGGCGTTGATTTCGAGCCGCGTCGCGCGCATGTTCGCGCCGCCCCTGTATGAAGCGCTGTCGGAGCGCTATATGACGCCGCGCGCTACGCAAGCGGCCGCGGCGGCGGAGCCCGAGTCGCCCGAGTCGCCCAAGACGCTCGAGCCGCTATTCGAAGACGAAAAGAACGGGGAAAGCGAAGACGCGGCGCAAACCGATGCGCCGCGCCCGTGA